A region from the Panicum hallii strain FIL2 chromosome 1, PHallii_v3.1, whole genome shotgun sequence genome encodes:
- the LOC112880694 gene encoding putative disease resistance protein RGA4 isoform X1 yields MSLSKAIGVISGINEFGNLFQLVRSAVSHLLSQRSGTHEQHLREDDLLQLQSDLRCLSETLPSMYSLIDRAEWRSHVPCVAQLLPKLKDAVYDVEDILDEFRWYELKLAIEGMATQMSPFTDFFQSVTQGNFSKVTDIQRRVNNLSRQLEKMDLHQATPRFDKSVRPETTSFPTEQNLFGRDKEMNELIRLLGVHRNGSIAPSKRKRTGSGIVVSAENYNEVAMACVPVLPIVGIGGVGKTSLVQRLCEHKQVTSHFDKNIIWICVSDDFDVKRITKELIQILSSREATTDNLDSLQHTDNLDSLQHTLATSMNQKKFLLILDDMWEDVLKESGGCWNRFCAPFMNAIQGSMMLVTTRSQKVADQVGTMVPFQLEGLKDHVFWEFFKLYVFGYDNSNNYPELERIGKQMLPKLRGSPLAAKTIGRLLQMNLDTTHWNSIHKSELWELRQEEADILPALRLSYIYLPFHLKRCFSFCALFPKDYIFEKHRISEIWVAEGLVEPQGDIPILEIGCQYFEDLASRSFFQMVHRYYVMHDLMHDMAQLVSKDECFTIKNESDFLKVPRSVRHLSILSSINSDNPKLLSLCKYKKLRTLIYDGTVSDKTSASPMDCWCSELQYIRLFSCASMRELPESISNMKHLRYLHISKACPFKSLPSGFYCLYNLQVMYARNCEFKSFCNEFVKRLTKLRRFITRRLQYHHGVASSLSLMGYPGESFDFWIQPQKMQDFLTSDETGGSIRLKSMPVSRSSQCQSLNVIPTVLVEKNNDNTDSIFSSLTNITIEGCISLTSLEQFLQPAYLPAVKKIKIANCKRLVSVPTARLGDLLCLEELIVTQCPSISSRGLQVPSLKKLELKESGNLGEDIECCSLNYLHLSYSSLTSINLQLWSLPALKTLSITKCQYLAYIGESTTRDSSSSIRSIKSFSSLTDLIISRCDNLVTFDDILTHDYVPVIERIQVDNCYNELRSLPGERFGTFSTLKALHIRSCPLLSWQSGMALPSSLRLLFIEFCGDLSAWFPSCLENLTSLESLQMVSCERIVSIPGHSNLRSLRYLWIENCPHLVSVGGPEAIENKTMVYISGCPMLKELHQPVCRWQK; encoded by the coding sequence ATGAGCCTGTCAAAGGCCATTGGGGTCATCAGTGGCATCAATGAGTTCGGCAATTTGTTCCAATTGGTTAGATCTGCAGTCTCACATCTGTTGTCCCAACGAAGTGGAACGCATGAGCAGCATCTTCGTGAAGATGACTTACTGCAGCTACAGAGTGACCTTCGATGCCTCAGTGAAACTCTACCCTCAATGTACAGCCTCATTGATCGAGCTGAATGGAGAAGTCATGTACCCTGTGTGGCACAGCTCCTTCCAAAACTCAAGGATGCAGTGTATGATGTGGAGGACATTCTGGATGAGTTCAGATGGTACGAACTGAAGCTGGCAATTGAGGGCATGGCAACACAGATGTCTCCTTTCACTGACTTCTTTCAGAGCGTGACTCAAGGAAACTTTAGCAAGGTGACTGATATCCAGAGAAGGGTAAACAATCTTTCTAGGCAGCTCGAGAAGATGGACTTGCATCAAGCCACTCCACGGTTTGACAAATCAGTCAGACCGGAGACCACATCTTTCCCTACTGAGCAGAACTTGTTTGGTCGTGACAAGGAAATGAATGAGTTGATTAGATTGCTAGGTGTACATCGAAACGGAAGCATAGCTCCATCCAAACGCAAGAGAACAGGAAGTGGAATTGTTGTGTCAGCTGAAAATTATAATGAAGTGGCAATGGCATGTGTTCCAGTTTTGCCAATAGTTGGAATTGGAGGTGTTGGAAAGACTAGTTTGGTCCAACGCTTATGCGAGCATAAACAGGTGACTTCCCATTTCGACAAAAATATAATATGGATTTGTGTCTCAGATGACTTTGATGTGAAGAGGATAACCAAAGAGCTCATACAGATACTATCTTCAAGAGAAGCTACAACAGATAATTTGGATTCTCTTCAGCATACTGATAATTTGGATTCTCTTCAGCATACTCTTGCAACTTCTATGAACCAAAAAAAGTTCCTGCTTATCCTTGATGACATGTGGGAAGACGTCCTGAAAGAAAGTGGGGGATGCTGGAACAGGTTTTGTGCACCTTTTATGAATGCAATTCAGGGCAGTATGATGCTGGTCACCACTAGGTCTCAAAAGGTCGCTGATCAAGTGGGCACAATGGTCCCATTTCAATTAGAGGGTCTGAAAGATCATGTCTTTTGGGAGTTCTTCAAACTCTATGTCTTTGGATATGATAACTCCAACAATTATCCTGAGTTGGAACGCATTGGTAAACAAATGCTGCCGAAGTTGAGAGGTTCTCCTTTAGCCGCAAAGACTATTGGACGCCTGTTACAAATGAACCTCGACACTACACACTGGAACAGTATACACAAGAGTGAATTATGGGAGCTGAGACAAGAGGAAGCTGACATTTTACCAGCCCTTCGGTTGAGCTACATATATTTACCATTCCATCTGAAGAGATGCTTCTCATTCTGTGCCCTTTTCCCCAAAGATTACATCTTTGAAAAGCATCGTATATCTGAAATTTGGGTGGCAGAAGGATTAGTTGAACCTCAAGGTGACATTCCGATTCTAGAAATTGGTTGTCAGTACTTTGAGGACCTTGCTAGTCGGTCCTTCTTTCAGATGGTTCATAGATATTATGTAATGCACGACTTGATGCATGACATGGCACAGCTAGTCTCAAAGGACGAGTGCTTCACTATTAAAAATGAGAGCGACTTCCTTAAGGTTCCCAGAAGTGTTCGCCATCTATCAATACTGTCTAGCATAAACAGTGACAATCCAAAGTTGTTGAGTCTATGCAAGTACAAGAAACTACGAACCCTAATTTACGATGGGACTGTAAGCGATAAGACTTCAGCCTCTCCAATGGATTGCTGGTGTAGTGAACTACAGTATATTCGTTTGTTTTCTTGTGCCTCAATGAGGGAGCTACCAGAGAGTATCAGCAACATGAAGCATCTTCGGTACCTTCATATCAGTAAggcttgccctttcaagagccTTCCTTCAGGATTCTATTGCCTCTACAATTTGCAGGTCATGTATGCTAGGAATTGTGAATTTAAAAGCTTTTGTAATGAATTTGTTAAGCGTCTGACGAAATTACGGAGATTTATAACCCGGAGACTTCAATATCATCATGGAGTTGCCAGTTCACTGAGCCTCATGGGTTATCCAGGTGAATCTTTTGATTTCTGGATTCAGCCACAAAAAATGCAAGACTTCTTAACATCAGATGAGACTGGCGGTTCTATTAGACTCAAAAGCATGCCAGTTTCTAGGAGCTCACAGTGCCAAAGCCTCAATGTGATACCTACTGTGCTAGTAGAGAAGAATAATGACAATACTGACAGCATTTTCTCATCCCTGACAAACATAACCATCGAAGGTTGCATAAGCTTAACAAGTCTTGAGCAATTTCTTCAACCAGCTTATTTGCCTGCCGTAAAGAAGATAAAAATTGCAAATTGCAAAAGGTTAGTATCAGTACCAACTGCAAGGCTTGGAGATTTGCTTTGTCTTGAAGAACTTATAGTTACTCAATGTCCAAGTATCAGTTCACGAGGTCTTCAGGTCCCATCCCTAAAGAAGCTCGAATTGAAAGAATCTGGCAATCTTGGAGAAGATATTGAGTGTTGCTCCCTCAACTACTTACACTTATCGTATTCCAGTTTGACATCCATCAACCTACAACTGTGGAGTCTACCAGCTCTAAAGACACTCAGCATAACGAAGTGTCAATATCTTGCATATATCGGAGAATCTACAACTcgtgacagcagcagcagcatcaggaGCATTAAATCATTCTCGTCGCTCACTGACCTAATCATTTCCAGGTGCGATAACTTGGTAACCTTTGATGACATCCTAACACATGACTATGTCCCTGTCATTGAGAGAATTCAAGTTGATAATTGTTATAATGAGCTAAGATCCCTCCCTGGTGAAAGATTTGGGACCTTTTCAACTCTAAAAGCTTTGCACATTCGGTCATGTCCACTTCTCAGCTGGCAGAGTGGAATGGCATTACCATCGTCCCTTCGATTGCTCTTCATAGAATTCTGTGGAGATTTGTCTGCCTGGTTTCCCAGCTGCCTGGAGAACCTTACTTCTCTCGAGTCACTCCAGATGGTTTCATGTGAGCGCATAGTGTCTATTCCAGGCCACTCGAATCTAAGATCACTCAGGTATTTGTGGATTGAGAATTGTCCACACCTTGTATCTGTTGGTGGACCAGAAGCAATTGAAAACAAAACGATGGTATACATTAGTGGATGTCCAATGTTGAAGGAACTACATCAGCCAGTGTGCAGGTGGCAGAAGTAG
- the LOC112880694 gene encoding putative disease resistance protein RGA4 isoform X2 produces the protein MSLSKAIGVISGINEFGNLFQLVRSAVSHLLSQRSGTHEQHLREDDLLQLQSDLRCLSETLPSMYSLIDRAEWRSHVPCVAQLLPKLKDAVYDVEDILDEFRWYELKLAIEGMATQMSPFTDFFQSVTQGNFSKVTDIQRRVNNLSRQLEKMDLHQATPRFDKSVRPETTSFPTEQNLFGRDKEMNELIRLLGVHRNGSIAPSKRKRTGSGIVVSAENYNEVAMACVPVLPIVGIGGVGKTSLVQRLCEHKQVTSHFDKNIIWICVSDDFDVKRITKELIQILSSREATTDNLDSLQHTDNLDSLQHTLATSMNQKKFLLILDDMWEDVLKESGGCWNRFCAPFMNAIQGSMMLVTTRSQKVADQVGTMVPFQLEGLKDHVFWEFFKLYVFGYDNSNNYPELERIGKQMLPKLRGSPLAAKTIGRLLQMNLDTTHWNSIHKSELWELRQEEADILPALRLSYIYLPFHLKRCFSFCALFPKDYIFEKHRISEIWVAEGLVEPQGDIPILEIGCQYFEDLASRSFFQMVHRYYVMHDLMHDMAQLVSKDECFTIKNESDFLKVPRSVRHLSILSSINSDNPKLLSLCKYKKLRTLIYDGTVSDKTSASPMDCWCSELQYIRLFSCASMRELPESISNMKHLRYLHISKACPFKSLPSGFYCLYNLQVMYARNCEFKSFCNEFVKRLTKLRRFITRRLQYHHGVASSLSLMGYPGESFDFWIQPQKMQDFLTSDETGGSIRLKSMPVSRSSQCQSLNVIPTVLVEKNNDNTDSIFSSLTNITIEGCISLTSLEQFLQPAYLPAVKKIKIANCKSSRGLQVPSLKKLELKESGNLGEDIECCSLNYLHLSYSSLTSINLQLWSLPALKTLSITKCQYLAYIGESTTRDSSSSIRSIKSFSSLTDLIISRCDNLVTFDDILTHDYVPVIERIQVDNCYNELRSLPGERFGTFSTLKALHIRSCPLLSWQSGMALPSSLRLLFIEFCGDLSAWFPSCLENLTSLESLQMVSCERIVSIPGHSNLRSLRYLWIENCPHLVSVGGPEAIENKTMVYISGCPMLKELHQPVCRWQK, from the exons ATGAGCCTGTCAAAGGCCATTGGGGTCATCAGTGGCATCAATGAGTTCGGCAATTTGTTCCAATTGGTTAGATCTGCAGTCTCACATCTGTTGTCCCAACGAAGTGGAACGCATGAGCAGCATCTTCGTGAAGATGACTTACTGCAGCTACAGAGTGACCTTCGATGCCTCAGTGAAACTCTACCCTCAATGTACAGCCTCATTGATCGAGCTGAATGGAGAAGTCATGTACCCTGTGTGGCACAGCTCCTTCCAAAACTCAAGGATGCAGTGTATGATGTGGAGGACATTCTGGATGAGTTCAGATGGTACGAACTGAAGCTGGCAATTGAGGGCATGGCAACACAGATGTCTCCTTTCACTGACTTCTTTCAGAGCGTGACTCAAGGAAACTTTAGCAAGGTGACTGATATCCAGAGAAGGGTAAACAATCTTTCTAGGCAGCTCGAGAAGATGGACTTGCATCAAGCCACTCCACGGTTTGACAAATCAGTCAGACCGGAGACCACATCTTTCCCTACTGAGCAGAACTTGTTTGGTCGTGACAAGGAAATGAATGAGTTGATTAGATTGCTAGGTGTACATCGAAACGGAAGCATAGCTCCATCCAAACGCAAGAGAACAGGAAGTGGAATTGTTGTGTCAGCTGAAAATTATAATGAAGTGGCAATGGCATGTGTTCCAGTTTTGCCAATAGTTGGAATTGGAGGTGTTGGAAAGACTAGTTTGGTCCAACGCTTATGCGAGCATAAACAGGTGACTTCCCATTTCGACAAAAATATAATATGGATTTGTGTCTCAGATGACTTTGATGTGAAGAGGATAACCAAAGAGCTCATACAGATACTATCTTCAAGAGAAGCTACAACAGATAATTTGGATTCTCTTCAGCATACTGATAATTTGGATTCTCTTCAGCATACTCTTGCAACTTCTATGAACCAAAAAAAGTTCCTGCTTATCCTTGATGACATGTGGGAAGACGTCCTGAAAGAAAGTGGGGGATGCTGGAACAGGTTTTGTGCACCTTTTATGAATGCAATTCAGGGCAGTATGATGCTGGTCACCACTAGGTCTCAAAAGGTCGCTGATCAAGTGGGCACAATGGTCCCATTTCAATTAGAGGGTCTGAAAGATCATGTCTTTTGGGAGTTCTTCAAACTCTATGTCTTTGGATATGATAACTCCAACAATTATCCTGAGTTGGAACGCATTGGTAAACAAATGCTGCCGAAGTTGAGAGGTTCTCCTTTAGCCGCAAAGACTATTGGACGCCTGTTACAAATGAACCTCGACACTACACACTGGAACAGTATACACAAGAGTGAATTATGGGAGCTGAGACAAGAGGAAGCTGACATTTTACCAGCCCTTCGGTTGAGCTACATATATTTACCATTCCATCTGAAGAGATGCTTCTCATTCTGTGCCCTTTTCCCCAAAGATTACATCTTTGAAAAGCATCGTATATCTGAAATTTGGGTGGCAGAAGGATTAGTTGAACCTCAAGGTGACATTCCGATTCTAGAAATTGGTTGTCAGTACTTTGAGGACCTTGCTAGTCGGTCCTTCTTTCAGATGGTTCATAGATATTATGTAATGCACGACTTGATGCATGACATGGCACAGCTAGTCTCAAAGGACGAGTGCTTCACTATTAAAAATGAGAGCGACTTCCTTAAGGTTCCCAGAAGTGTTCGCCATCTATCAATACTGTCTAGCATAAACAGTGACAATCCAAAGTTGTTGAGTCTATGCAAGTACAAGAAACTACGAACCCTAATTTACGATGGGACTGTAAGCGATAAGACTTCAGCCTCTCCAATGGATTGCTGGTGTAGTGAACTACAGTATATTCGTTTGTTTTCTTGTGCCTCAATGAGGGAGCTACCAGAGAGTATCAGCAACATGAAGCATCTTCGGTACCTTCATATCAGTAAggcttgccctttcaagagccTTCCTTCAGGATTCTATTGCCTCTACAATTTGCAGGTCATGTATGCTAGGAATTGTGAATTTAAAAGCTTTTGTAATGAATTTGTTAAGCGTCTGACGAAATTACGGAGATTTATAACCCGGAGACTTCAATATCATCATGGAGTTGCCAGTTCACTGAGCCTCATGGGTTATCCAGGTGAATCTTTTGATTTCTGGATTCAGCCACAAAAAATGCAAGACTTCTTAACATCAGATGAGACTGGCGGTTCTATTAGACTCAAAAGCATGCCAGTTTCTAGGAGCTCACAGTGCCAAAGCCTCAATGTGATACCTACTGTGCTAGTAGAGAAGAATAATGACAATACTGACAGCATTTTCTCATCCCTGACAAACATAACCATCGAAGGTTGCATAAGCTTAACAAGTCTTGAGCAATTTCTTCAACCAGCTTATTTGCCTGCCGTAAAGAAGATAAAAATTGCAAATTGCAAAAG TTCACGAGGTCTTCAGGTCCCATCCCTAAAGAAGCTCGAATTGAAAGAATCTGGCAATCTTGGAGAAGATATTGAGTGTTGCTCCCTCAACTACTTACACTTATCGTATTCCAGTTTGACATCCATCAACCTACAACTGTGGAGTCTACCAGCTCTAAAGACACTCAGCATAACGAAGTGTCAATATCTTGCATATATCGGAGAATCTACAACTcgtgacagcagcagcagcatcaggaGCATTAAATCATTCTCGTCGCTCACTGACCTAATCATTTCCAGGTGCGATAACTTGGTAACCTTTGATGACATCCTAACACATGACTATGTCCCTGTCATTGAGAGAATTCAAGTTGATAATTGTTATAATGAGCTAAGATCCCTCCCTGGTGAAAGATTTGGGACCTTTTCAACTCTAAAAGCTTTGCACATTCGGTCATGTCCACTTCTCAGCTGGCAGAGTGGAATGGCATTACCATCGTCCCTTCGATTGCTCTTCATAGAATTCTGTGGAGATTTGTCTGCCTGGTTTCCCAGCTGCCTGGAGAACCTTACTTCTCTCGAGTCACTCCAGATGGTTTCATGTGAGCGCATAGTGTCTATTCCAGGCCACTCGAATCTAAGATCACTCAGGTATTTGTGGATTGAGAATTGTCCACACCTTGTATCTGTTGGTGGACCAGAAGCAATTGAAAACAAAACGATGGTATACATTAGTGGATGTCCAATGTTGAAGGAACTACATCAGCCAGTGTGCAGGTGGCAGAAGTAG